A window of the Tessaracoccus sp. MC1865 genome harbors these coding sequences:
- a CDS encoding 6-phosphofructokinase, with protein MTARIGVMTSGGDAQGMNAAVRAIVRAGIHEDAEVFAIKEGWQGAIAGGAHITQMGWSDVSGILPKGGTVIGTARSMEFKTREGQLKAVENLIGRGIDRLIVIGGDGSLTGSRALCLAWPEYVEELRAAGRISAEQAMSHPRLRIAGLVGSIDNDMVGTDMTIGTDSAMHRITEAIDAISSTAESHRRTFVVEVMGRHCGYLALMTAIAGGADYTFLPESPPRAGWEDRMTEVLARGREAGRRDSIIVVAEGAADRDGVRITAERVQQVLRERTGEEARITILGHVQRGGTPSAYDRWMATACGVEAVRQVLQADEDTEPVLVGVHRDKVIAVPLLKAVEDTHRIGEFIEAGEYDAAVRSRGVGFTTMIEIYRVLTEARPTVEMAPDAKRIAIMHAGALAPGMNQLARVAVRSGLDRGYHMLAVQGGVPGLVSGDLHEVYWHDVEGMANTGGAAFGTRRYVPTETDLYAMARSLEEFRVDALLVMGGFHAYATVDMMERERKRYPAFNIPIALLPASIDNNLPSWPMAVGADTALNTVVDSIDMVRMSASASKRAFVVETMGRGCGFLPLVGGIAGGAEKAYLPETGLTLEQLATDVEALVDAFESGRSFYLAVMGEETSEHYTSDVVARLFEAEGKGLYSVRQAVIGHVQQGGSPTPFDRINATRLADTAVSNVDEQLRAGQANYVAASSSAPGLLAPLRTVTDGMDWDAQRPREQWWMALRPVFDQLSRRPGQE; from the coding sequence ATGACGGCCCGCATCGGCGTCATGACATCTGGCGGCGATGCGCAGGGAATGAATGCAGCAGTCCGCGCCATTGTGCGGGCGGGCATCCACGAAGACGCTGAAGTTTTCGCCATCAAGGAGGGCTGGCAGGGCGCCATCGCAGGTGGCGCTCACATCACCCAGATGGGTTGGAGCGACGTCTCCGGCATCCTCCCGAAGGGCGGCACCGTCATCGGCACCGCCCGCTCGATGGAGTTCAAGACCCGCGAGGGCCAGTTGAAGGCCGTCGAGAACCTGATCGGGCGCGGCATCGACAGGCTCATCGTCATCGGCGGCGACGGGTCGCTGACCGGCAGCCGGGCGCTGTGCCTGGCCTGGCCCGAATACGTCGAGGAGTTGCGGGCCGCCGGGCGCATCAGCGCCGAACAGGCGATGTCCCACCCACGGTTGCGGATCGCCGGTCTCGTCGGCTCGATCGACAACGACATGGTGGGCACCGACATGACGATCGGCACGGACTCGGCGATGCACCGCATCACCGAGGCGATCGACGCCATCAGCTCCACCGCTGAGTCCCACCGTCGCACCTTCGTCGTGGAGGTGATGGGCAGGCACTGCGGCTATCTGGCGCTCATGACCGCCATCGCGGGCGGCGCCGATTACACGTTCCTCCCCGAATCCCCGCCGCGTGCCGGGTGGGAGGACCGGATGACGGAGGTGCTCGCCCGGGGCCGCGAAGCCGGCCGGCGCGACTCGATCATCGTCGTCGCAGAGGGCGCCGCAGACCGCGACGGTGTACGGATCACCGCGGAACGCGTCCAGCAGGTACTGCGCGAGCGCACCGGCGAGGAGGCCCGGATCACCATCCTGGGCCACGTCCAGCGCGGCGGCACGCCGTCCGCATATGACCGCTGGATGGCCACCGCGTGCGGCGTCGAGGCGGTCCGCCAGGTACTGCAGGCCGACGAGGACACCGAGCCGGTGCTCGTGGGTGTGCACCGTGACAAGGTGATCGCCGTACCGCTGCTCAAGGCGGTGGAAGACACCCACCGGATCGGGGAGTTCATCGAGGCCGGGGAGTACGACGCAGCGGTACGTTCCCGCGGCGTCGGGTTCACCACGATGATCGAGATCTACCGGGTGCTGACAGAGGCCCGGCCCACCGTCGAGATGGCGCCCGACGCCAAGCGCATCGCCATCATGCACGCCGGCGCGCTCGCGCCAGGCATGAACCAGTTGGCGAGGGTGGCGGTGCGCTCCGGGCTGGACCGTGGCTACCACATGCTCGCCGTCCAAGGCGGCGTCCCCGGCTTGGTGTCCGGAGACCTGCACGAGGTCTACTGGCACGACGTGGAGGGGATGGCCAACACGGGGGGCGCGGCCTTCGGAACGCGCCGCTACGTGCCCACCGAGACGGACCTGTACGCCATGGCCCGTTCCCTGGAGGAGTTCCGCGTCGACGCCCTGCTGGTCATGGGCGGTTTCCACGCCTACGCCACCGTCGACATGATGGAACGCGAACGCAAGCGCTATCCGGCGTTCAACATCCCGATTGCGCTGTTGCCGGCCAGCATCGACAACAACCTGCCCTCCTGGCCCATGGCGGTGGGCGCCGATACCGCGCTCAACACCGTGGTCGACTCCATCGACATGGTGCGCATGTCGGCCTCTGCCAGCAAGCGCGCGTTCGTCGTCGAGACGATGGGCCGGGGTTGCGGCTTCCTGCCCCTCGTGGGCGGCATCGCCGGGGGCGCTGAGAAGGCATACCTGCCCGAAACGGGCCTGACGTTGGAGCAGTTGGCCACCGACGTGGAGGCCCTCGTCGACGCGTTCGAGTCCGGACGCTCGTTCTACCTCGCCGTGATGGGCGAGGAAACCAGCGAGCACTACACCTCAGATGTCGTGGCTCGGCTCTTCGAGGCCGAGGGCAAGGGGCTTTATTCCGTGCGGCAGGCGGTCATCGGGCACGTGCAGCAGGGCGGTAGCCCGACGCCCTTCGACAGGATCAACGCCACGCGGCTGGCCGATACCGCGGTGTCCAACGTCGACGAGCAACTCAGGGCCGGCCAGGCGAATTATGTCGCTGCGTCGAGCTCGGCCCCGGGGCTGTTGGCACCGCTGCGCACCGTGACGGACGGGATGGACTGGGACGCCCAGCGCCCGCGGGAGCAGTGGTGGATGGCGTTGCGGCCGGTCTTCGACCAACTCAGCCGTCGGCCTGGCCAGGAGTGA
- a CDS encoding DUF3052 domain-containing protein has protein sequence MAGADLLGLEPGMVVQELGWDEDVDADLRDDIMDSIDAEMVEDPLEAVDVAILWWRDEDGDVADGLVDAMTDLGDEGYIWLLTPKVGRSGFIDAASVAEGVTIAGLSLTRTANVASDWQATKVVRPKGGRR, from the coding sequence ATGGCTGGAGCAGACCTACTCGGGCTCGAACCCGGGATGGTCGTTCAGGAACTCGGCTGGGACGAGGACGTCGACGCCGACCTGCGTGACGACATCATGGACAGCATTGATGCGGAGATGGTCGAAGACCCCTTGGAGGCAGTGGACGTCGCCATTCTGTGGTGGCGGGACGAGGACGGAGACGTGGCTGACGGCCTCGTCGACGCCATGACGGACCTCGGCGACGAGGGCTACATCTGGTTGCTCACCCCCAAGGTCGGACGCTCCGGCTTCATCGACGCGGCCTCCGTGGCCGAAGGAGTCACCATCGCCGGGCTCTCCCTCACCCGTACGGCGAACGTCGCCTCTGATTGGCAGGCCACCAAGGTCGTGCGCCCCAAGGGCGGACGTCGATGA
- the aceE gene encoding pyruvate dehydrogenase (acetyl-transferring), homodimeric type has translation MSQNEAGPILNGLPTNLPDIDPAETAEWLESLDGVIDAGGRNRARYVMLKLLERARERHIGVPSLTGTDYVNTIPASREPAFPGDEKLERGIRRLLRWNAAIMVHRAQRPGVGVGGHIASYASSATLYEVGFNHFFRGKDHPGGGDQIFFQGHASPGMYARAFLEGRLDEDDLDGFRQEKSHFVDGDLRALPSYPHPHQLPDFWEFPTVSMGIGPINAIYQAQFNRYLHNRGIKDTSDQRVWAFLGDGEMDEPESRGALQIAANEELDNLTFVVNCNLQRLDGPVRGNGKIVQELEAFFRGAGWNVIKLVWGRGWDPLLANDSEGALVNLMNATTDGDFQTFKANDGAYVRKHFFERDPRTAAMVKDWSDDEIWRLSRGGHDYTKVYSAYKAATEFTGAPTVILAHTIKGYFLGKHFAGRNATHQMKKLALDDLKGFRDRVDAPITDAQLEEDPYRPPYLHPGQDDPRIQYLQARRRELGGYLPERRGDRKFISLPPEKSYESSRKGSGNQQVATTMAFVRLLKDLMRDKEFAPRVVPIIPDEARTFGMDAFFPTIKIYNPHGQNYTPVDNELFLSYREAKNGQILHTGINEAGSVAAFTAAGSSYSTHGEPMVPIYVFYSMFGFQRTGDAIWAAADQLARGFMIGATAGRTTLTGEGTQHMDGHSPVLASTNTSVVSYDPAYGYEIAHIVKDGLRRMYGEQPEDVMYYLTVYNEPLVQPAEPEGVEVEGILRGMYLLKPGDFDGVGEDARRAQILASGVGVPWALEAQELLKKDYGIVADVWSVTSWGELRREGLELEAKKFTEPFAEHEKIWVEQKLEGRPGPVVAVSDYMRAVPDQIRQWVPGSYTTLGADGFGFSDTRAAARRFFHIDGPSVAVAVLQQLAHQGDIPQEWASEAYAKYRLNDVTAGTSGNAGGDA, from the coding sequence GTGAGTCAGAACGAGGCCGGACCCATTCTCAATGGGCTGCCCACCAATCTGCCCGATATCGACCCCGCGGAGACCGCCGAATGGCTGGAGTCCCTCGACGGTGTGATCGACGCAGGCGGCCGCAACCGCGCCCGCTACGTGATGCTGAAATTGTTGGAACGCGCGCGTGAGCGCCACATCGGCGTGCCGTCGTTGACCGGTACGGATTACGTCAACACCATCCCCGCCAGCCGCGAGCCCGCCTTCCCCGGCGACGAGAAGCTCGAGCGCGGCATCCGTCGTCTGCTCCGCTGGAACGCCGCCATCATGGTGCACCGCGCCCAGCGCCCGGGCGTGGGCGTCGGCGGCCACATCGCGTCCTACGCCTCGTCCGCCACCCTCTACGAAGTGGGCTTCAACCACTTCTTCCGCGGCAAGGACCACCCCGGCGGCGGCGACCAGATCTTCTTCCAGGGCCACGCATCGCCGGGCATGTACGCCCGGGCGTTCCTCGAGGGCCGTCTCGACGAGGACGACCTCGACGGCTTCCGCCAGGAGAAGAGCCACTTCGTCGACGGCGACCTGCGCGCCCTCCCCAGCTACCCGCACCCGCACCAGCTGCCTGACTTCTGGGAGTTCCCGACGGTGTCGATGGGCATCGGGCCCATCAACGCCATCTACCAGGCGCAGTTCAACCGCTACCTGCACAACCGCGGCATCAAGGACACCTCGGACCAGCGGGTCTGGGCGTTCCTCGGCGACGGCGAGATGGACGAGCCCGAATCGCGTGGCGCCCTTCAGATCGCTGCCAACGAGGAGCTCGACAACCTCACGTTCGTGGTCAACTGCAACCTGCAGCGACTCGACGGCCCGGTGCGCGGCAACGGCAAGATCGTCCAGGAACTCGAGGCCTTCTTCCGCGGCGCCGGCTGGAACGTCATCAAGCTCGTGTGGGGTCGCGGCTGGGACCCGCTGCTGGCCAACGACTCCGAGGGTGCGCTAGTCAACCTGATGAACGCCACCACCGACGGTGACTTCCAGACCTTCAAGGCCAACGACGGAGCCTACGTCCGCAAGCACTTCTTCGAGCGTGACCCGCGCACCGCGGCCATGGTCAAGGACTGGAGCGACGACGAGATCTGGCGCCTCTCGCGCGGTGGCCACGATTACACCAAGGTGTACTCCGCCTACAAGGCCGCCACCGAGTTCACCGGGGCACCGACGGTCATCCTCGCCCACACCATCAAGGGCTACTTCCTCGGCAAGCACTTCGCCGGCCGCAACGCGACGCACCAGATGAAGAAGCTCGCGCTCGACGACCTCAAGGGCTTCCGCGACCGCGTCGACGCCCCCATCACCGACGCCCAGCTCGAGGAGGACCCGTACCGTCCTCCGTACCTGCACCCCGGTCAGGACGACCCGCGCATCCAGTACCTCCAGGCCCGCCGTCGGGAACTGGGCGGGTACCTGCCCGAGCGTCGTGGCGACCGCAAGTTCATCTCGCTGCCGCCGGAGAAGAGCTACGAATCGTCCCGCAAGGGGTCCGGCAACCAGCAGGTGGCCACCACCATGGCGTTCGTGCGTCTGCTGAAGGACCTCATGCGCGACAAGGAGTTCGCTCCCCGCGTCGTCCCGATCATCCCTGACGAGGCGCGCACCTTCGGCATGGACGCGTTCTTCCCGACCATCAAGATCTACAACCCGCACGGCCAGAACTACACGCCGGTCGACAACGAGCTGTTCCTGAGCTACCGCGAGGCCAAGAACGGCCAGATCCTGCACACGGGCATCAACGAGGCCGGCTCGGTCGCCGCGTTCACCGCCGCAGGGTCGTCCTACTCGACCCACGGCGAGCCCATGGTCCCGATCTACGTCTTCTACTCGATGTTCGGCTTCCAGCGCACCGGCGACGCCATCTGGGCAGCCGCTGACCAGCTGGCGCGCGGCTTCATGATCGGCGCCACCGCAGGGCGCACCACGCTGACCGGCGAGGGCACCCAGCACATGGACGGTCACTCCCCGGTCCTCGCCTCCACCAACACCTCGGTGGTCAGCTACGACCCGGCCTACGGCTACGAGATCGCCCACATCGTCAAGGACGGCCTGCGTCGCATGTACGGCGAGCAGCCGGAAGACGTCATGTACTACCTCACGGTGTACAACGAGCCCCTCGTGCAGCCCGCCGAGCCTGAGGGCGTCGAGGTGGAGGGCATCCTCCGCGGTATGTACCTCCTCAAGCCCGGCGACTTCGACGGCGTGGGCGAAGACGCACGTCGCGCTCAGATCCTCGCCTCGGGCGTGGGCGTGCCGTGGGCCCTCGAGGCCCAGGAACTGCTCAAGAAGGACTACGGGATCGTCGCCGACGTCTGGTCGGTCACGTCCTGGGGTGAGCTGCGTCGCGAGGGCCTCGAGTTGGAGGCGAAGAAGTTCACGGAGCCGTTCGCCGAGCACGAGAAGATCTGGGTCGAGCAGAAACTCGAGGGCCGCCCCGGCCCTGTCGTGGCGGTCAGCGACTACATGCGCGCCGTGCCGGACCAGATCCGCCAGTGGGTACCGGGCAGCTACACCACGCTGGGCGCCGACGGGTTCGGGTTCTCCGACACGCGCGCGGCCGCCCGTCGTTTCTTCCACATCGACGGTCCGTCTGTCGCTGTGGCCGTCCTGCAGCAACTCGCCCACCAGGGTGACATCCCGCAGGAGTGGGCGAGCGAGGCGTACGCCAAGTACCGCCTGAACGACGTCACCGCGGGCACCTCCGGCAACGCTGGTGGCGACGCCTGA
- a CDS encoding PHP domain-containing protein, which translates to MELRGDLHTHTTWSDGGAGLAEMTAVAEALGHEYLAITDHSPRLKVARGLSRERLLAQWDEIDEIQEQREIRILKGIEVDVLSDGALDQGPDLLARLDVVVASVHSRLDDDEATMTRRMIAAVANPHTTVLGHCTGRKRRSDGSWRGESRFDADLVFAACEMFGVAIEINSRPDRADPRLELLELANDIGCLFAISTDAHAPDQLGYLPLGASRATEAGIHPDRIITTWPAEELLRHADRHR; encoded by the coding sequence ATGGAACTGCGCGGCGACCTCCACACCCACACCACCTGGTCCGACGGTGGGGCCGGCCTCGCGGAGATGACCGCCGTTGCTGAGGCCCTGGGCCATGAGTATCTGGCCATCACGGACCATTCGCCGCGGCTCAAGGTGGCCCGCGGGCTGAGCCGCGAGCGCCTGCTGGCACAGTGGGACGAGATCGACGAGATCCAAGAGCAGCGCGAGATCCGGATCCTCAAGGGCATCGAGGTCGACGTGCTCTCTGACGGCGCCCTGGACCAGGGGCCGGACCTCCTCGCCCGGCTGGACGTGGTCGTCGCCTCCGTCCACTCCAGGCTGGACGACGACGAAGCCACGATGACCAGGCGCATGATCGCCGCCGTCGCCAATCCGCACACCACAGTGCTGGGCCACTGCACCGGCCGGAAACGCCGCTCCGACGGTTCCTGGCGGGGCGAGTCACGCTTCGACGCAGACCTGGTGTTCGCTGCCTGCGAAATGTTCGGCGTCGCCATCGAGATCAACTCGCGGCCGGACCGGGCCGATCCCCGGCTCGAACTACTGGAGCTCGCCAACGACATCGGCTGCCTGTTCGCGATCAGTACCGACGCGCACGCGCCGGACCAGTTGGGCTACCTGCCCCTGGGGGCCAGCCGGGCAACCGAAGCCGGCATCCACCCGGACCGCATCATCACCACCTGGCCTGCGGAGGAACTCCTGAGGCACGCCGACCGGCACCGTTGA
- the cobA gene encoding uroporphyrinogen-III C-methyltransferase encodes MNETSTGHVTLLGGGPGDPDLITVAGLKALQRADVIVYDRLVPLQLLDEAKAGAELIEVGKVPRGPFTPQERINEILIEQASAGRDVVRFKGGDSFVFGRGGEEWLALQDAGITVSIIPGISSSIAAAELAGIPVTHRGVATGFTVVAGHVGPNDERNDVAWEKLATAGNTIVILMGVKNLPEITTALIAAGLPADTPAAVVADAGLPTMQVVRGDASGIAALAAEAGIRPPAVTVLGSVAGLGIGV; translated from the coding sequence TGACCTGATCACCGTCGCAGGGCTGAAGGCCCTCCAGCGGGCCGACGTGATCGTCTACGACCGCCTCGTCCCGCTACAACTGCTCGATGAGGCCAAGGCAGGCGCCGAACTCATCGAGGTGGGGAAGGTGCCGCGCGGTCCGTTCACGCCGCAGGAGCGGATCAACGAGATCCTGATCGAACAGGCATCCGCGGGGCGCGACGTGGTGCGGTTCAAGGGTGGCGACTCCTTCGTGTTCGGCCGCGGGGGAGAGGAGTGGCTGGCGCTCCAGGATGCTGGTATCACCGTCTCGATCATCCCCGGCATCTCCTCGTCCATCGCCGCCGCGGAACTGGCCGGCATCCCCGTGACCCACCGCGGCGTCGCAACCGGCTTCACCGTCGTGGCGGGCCACGTCGGCCCGAACGACGAACGCAACGACGTGGCGTGGGAGAAGCTCGCCACGGCGGGCAACACCATCGTCATCCTCATGGGCGTGAAGAACCTGCCGGAGATCACCACCGCCCTCATCGCGGCCGGCCTGCCCGCAGACACCCCCGCCGCCGTGGTCGCGGATGCGGGCCTGCCCACCATGCAGGTGGTGCGCGGCGACGCGTCCGGCATCGCAGCGTTGGCAGCGGAGGCGGGCATCCGGCCCCCGGCCGTCACCGTGCTCGGTAGCGTCGCGGGCCTCGGCATCGGCGTGTGA